A window of the Cicer arietinum cultivar CDC Frontier isolate Library 1 chromosome 6, Cicar.CDCFrontier_v2.0, whole genome shotgun sequence genome harbors these coding sequences:
- the LOC101494090 gene encoding probable sugar phosphate/phosphate translocator At5g05820 codes for MMKNSIPWQTIIVVISWYTSNIGVLIMNKYLLTNYGYKYPVFLTMCHMMLCSVFSYVAISVLDIVPLQSVQSKNQLFKICGLSVVFCFSVVCGNVSLNYIPVSFNQAIGATTPFFTAVFAYVVSRKREAWVTYGTLLPVVAGVIIASGGEPSFHLFGFIICVLSTAARAFKSVLQAILLSSEGEKLNSKNLLLYMAPIAMLVLLPATLLMEGNVIRITVELAREDIRIIWYLILSSSLAYFVNLTNFLVTKYTSALTLQVLGNAKGAVAVVISILIFQNPISMIGMCGYVLTIIGVILYSETKKRYT; via the exons ATGATGAAAAACTCAATTCCATGGCAAACAATCATAGTAGTGATTTCATGGTACACTTCAAACATTGGGGTGCTTATTATGAACAAGTACTTACTAACAAACTATGGTTACAAATACCCTGTTTTTCTCACCATGTGTCACATGATGTTGTGTTCTGTTTTTAGTTATGTTGCAATTTCTGTTTTGGATATTGTTCCTTTGCAAAGTGTTCAATCCAAGAATCAATTGTTCAAAATATGTGGTTTGAGTGTCGTTTTTTGTTTCTCTGTCGTTTGTGGGAATGTGTCGCTTAATTATATTCCTGTGTCGTTTAATCAAGCTATTGGAGCTACGACACCTTTTTTCACTGCCGTTTTTGCTTATGTTGTGAGTAGAAAAAGAGAAGCTTGGGTTACTTATGGTACCCTTTTGCCTGTTGTTGCTGGTGTCATCATTGCTAGTGGG GGTGAACCAAGTTTTCATCTATTTGGATTTATAATCTGTGTTTTATCAACGGCTGCCAGAGCATTCAAATCCGTGCTTCAAGCTATTTTGTTGTCTTCGGAAGG AGAAAAATTGAATTCTAAGAACCTGCTGCTTTATATGGCACCTATAGCAATGTTGGTGTTACTTCCAGCAACATTGTTGATGGAAGGAAACGTGATTCGGATCACTGTAGAGCTTGCAAGAGAGGATATCAGAATTATTTGGTATCTGATTTTGAGTTCTTCTCTTGCTTATTTTGTGAATCTCACTAACTTTTTGGTCACCAAATATACAAGTGCACTTACCCTTCAG GTGTTAGGAAATGCAAAAGGGGCAGTTGCTGTGGTGATCtcaattttgatatttcaaaATCCTATTTCAATGATAGGAATGTGTGGTTATGTACTCACTATCATTGGAGTTATACTATATAGTGAAACCAAGAAGAGATATACTTGA
- the LOC101493770 gene encoding GDP-mannose transporter GONST3, producing MKNLNVNESVGDGNWYTSILHQISVYGVAAGYCLSASLLSIINKWAVMKFPYPGALTALQYFTSAAGVLICGWLKLAEHDKLDLITMWRFLPAAVIFYLSLFTNSELLLHANVDTFIVFRSAVPIFVAVGESLFLHRPWPSLKTWASLGTIFAGSVLYVATDYQFSFAAYMWAVAYLVSMTIDFVYIKHVVMTIELNTWGLVLYNNIEALLLFPLELFIMGELKKIQHEITDESDWHSFPVVLPVALSCLFGLAISFFGFSCRRAISATGFTVLGIVNKLLTVMINLVIWDKHSTWVGTVGLLVCMLGGVMYQQSTSKPKDAKQVPAEENDEEQLKLLEMQASSENNSSGIEVNKSREGN from the coding sequence atgaAGAATTTGAATGTGAATGAGAGTGTTGGTGATGGAAATTGGTATACTTCAATTCTTCATCAAATTTCAGTATATGGTGTTGCTGCTGGTTACTGTTTATCTGCATCATTGCTGTCAATTATCAACAAATGGGCTGTCATGAAATTCCCTTACCCGGGAGCGCTTACCGCTTTGCAGTATTTCACGAGTGCCGCCGGGGTTTTAATCTGTGGTTGGCTCAAGCTTGCCGAGCACGACAAACTTGATTTGATTACCATGTGGCGGTTTTTACCTGCCGCCGTGATTTTTTATCTGTCACTTTTTACCAACAGTGAGTTGCTTTTACATGCTAATGTGGACACTTTTATTGTGTTCCGATCGGCTGTTCCAATTTTTGTTGCGGTAGGGGAGTCGTTGTTTTTGCATCGGCCGTGGCCGTCTTTGAAGACATGGGCATCTTTGGGTACGATCTTTGCAGGAAGCGTGCTTTATGTTGCGACTGATTATCAGTTTTCATTTGCGGCTTATATGTGGGCGGTGGCTTATTTGGTTAGTATGACTATAGATTTTGTTTACATAAAGCATGTGGTTATGACGATCGAATTGAACACTTGGGGTCTTGTGTTGTACAATAACATCGAGGCTCTTCTACTTTTTCCGTTGGAATTGTTTATTATGGGTGAGTTGAAGAAGATACAGCATGAGATTACTGATGAGTCTGATTGGCACTCGTTCCCGGTGGTATTGCCTGTGGCGTTGTCGTGCTTGTTCGGTCTTGCGATCTCTTTCTTTGGATTTTCGTGCCGCAGGGCTATTTCTGCAACTGGATTTACTGTTCTTGGTATAGTGAACAAGTTGTTGACAGTTATGATTAATTTGGTGATATGGGACAAGCACTCTACGTGGGTCGGTACAGTTGGACTTTTGGTTTGCATGCTAGGTGGGGTTATGTATCAGCAATCGACAAGTAAACCGAAAGATGCAAAACAGGTACCTGCAGAAGAAAACGACGAGGAGCAACTGAAATTGCTTGAAATGCAAGCGAGTTCTGAGAACAACTCTAGTGGTATTGAAGTTAACAAATCAAGGGAgggaaattga
- the LOC101493449 gene encoding probable serine/threonine-protein kinase PBL1 encodes MRCFTVLKRKKKKSDQIVYVKRVSPGDDSPTATVLPEPQAHTRSLQSAPPSFRTRVKPIQPSNKVNINRTRTLSAPSSLDEAEQHTFASIEYEEQASKYRAGSLKEQRSSSPQPLPLPFPKGGGTLNTVGSFKLGTASGPLFSSGPLPLPPTGSLRNFLYDELASACHNFSSDRYMSECLSSTIYKASFGGDDASSSKKFEATVTRLHPSPQSLKEFINEVNTIASLRHPNLCRLLGFHARDGSEHRMLVYERLYHGSLDRLLYGRSDGPSIDWNTRIKIAICAAQGLSFLHEEGPFQAMYNEFSTTNVQIDKDFSAKLSGYGCVGHFPKEEISSNSSAVGNLSMETLEKGMLTPKSNVWSFGIFLLELLTGRKNLDSRHSKEERNLVKWSKPFLSDNHRLSMIMDPQLKGRFPSKAARTIANIAQRCLQMEPSDRPTMGTVVEHLKKIQDLKHSCRFPLQEPSQIYATQMSRSPSLNGIIHPAPRSSFSPSPSSRALVSVSPPRWSEVSIQLPLRASSSTLSLEELERQGSRKSTSSVSRKASVEGF; translated from the exons ATGAGGTGTTTTACTGTTttgaagagaaagaagaaaaagtctGACCAGATTGTGTATGTAAAACGCGTAAGCCCTGGCGATGATTCACCTACAGCTACAGTACTTCCTGAGCCGCAAGCTCATACTCGCTCACTCCAGTCTGCACCTCCTAGTTTTAGGACCAGAGTTAAACCTATTCAACCCAGTAATAAAGTCAATATCAATAGAACAAGAACACTGTCTGCTCCATCGTCTCTTGATGAAGCAGAACAGCATACTTTCGCCTCAATCGAGTACGAGGAGCAAGCGTCAAAATACCGAGCTGGATCATTGAAGGAGCAGCGTTCTTCTAGTCCACAACCTTTACCACTACCATTTCCTAAGGGTGGTGGTACACTGAATACTGTTGGAAGCTTTAAGTTGGGGACAGCTAGTGGTCCTCTATTTTCTTCTGGACCTTTGCCGCTTCCACCTACTGGGTCGCTTCGAAACTTTTTGTATGACGAACTTGCTTCTGCTTGCCACAATTTCTCTTCAGATCGATACATGTCAGAATGTCTTTCGTCCACCATATATAAAGCTTCCTTTGGTGGTGATGATGCTTCAAGTTCAAAGAAGTTTGAAGCCACTGTCACACGCCTTCACCCATCACCTCAG AGCTTGAAGGAATTCATAAATGAGGTTAATACTATTGCATCTTTGCGGCATCCGAATCTATGTAGATTGCTAGGATTTCATGCACGTGATGGTTCAGAACATAGAATGTTGGTTTATGAGAGGCTATACCATGGAAGTTTGGACCGTCTATTGTATGGTAGATCTGATGGACCGTCAATTGATTGGAATACAAGAATCAAAATTGCGATATGTGCTGCACAAGGTCTTTCTTTCTTGCATGAAGAAGGTCCTTTTCAG GCAATGTATAATGAATTCTCAACAACCAACGTACAGATTGACAAAGATTTCAGTGCAAAGCTTTCAGGATATGGTTGTGTTGGACATTTTCCCAAGGAAGAGATTTCAAGCAATTCATCT GCTGTTGGAAACCTATCGATGGAGACACTGGAGAAAGGAATGCTCACTCCAAAGAGCAATGTATGGAGTTTCGGAATTTTTCTTCTAGAGCTACTCACAGGAAGAAAGAATCTCGATAGCCGTCACTCCAAGGAAGAGAGGAATTTGGTGAAGTGGAGCAAGCCTTTCCTATCTGATAATCATCGTTTGTCGATGATCATGGATCCTCAACTCAAAGGTCGCTTTCCTTCTAAAGCAGCGAGAACAATAGCCAACATTGCACAAAGATGCCTTCAAATGGAGCCATCAGACAGACCAACCATGGGAACTGTTGTTGAGCATCTAAAAAAGATACAGGATTTGAAGCATTCTTGCAGGTTCCCACTGCAAGAACCATCACAAATCTATGCAACACAAATGTCAAGATCACCAAGTTTGAATGGTATCATCCACCCTGCACCAAGGTCGAGTTTCTCTCCATCACCTTCATCCAGAGCCCTAGTATCTGTATCGCCTCCAAGATGGTCTGAAGTGTCCATTCAACTTCCGCTTCGTGCTTCTTCTTCAACCCTGTCTTTAGAAGAGCTAGAGAGGCAAGGAAGCCGCAAGTCGACATCCTCGGTGTCTAGGAAGGCTAGTGTTGAAGGATTTTGA